A region from the Syntrophorhabdaceae bacterium genome encodes:
- a CDS encoding DUF1846 domain-containing protein produces MNLKQGFDNDKYLQEQTREILERVKRFHDKLYLEFGGKLLFDHHAARVLPGYDPNVKMRLLTQLKDKADLLLCIYAGDIERKKIRADFGITYDADALKLIDELRGWEISVLGVIITRFDNQPAAVHFKNKLERRGIKVYTHRFTRGYPTDVDTIVSDEGYGANEYVESDKPLVIVTGPGPGSGKLATCLSQLYHDYKRGIRSGYAKFETFPVWNLPLKHPVNVAYEAATADIKDFNLIDPFHMEAYGKTSINYNRDVEVFPVLYRIMEKITGGESFYKSPTDMGVNRVGFAIVDDDVVKEASKQEIIRRFFRYRCEYAMGFAEKETVQKAELFMKEFKLDQEDREVVAPARQAALAAQTANKGNEGIFCGASIELKDGTIITGNNSPLMHAATSLIIHAIKHLAGIPEQLTLLPEYVTESVRNLKTRILNERSVSLDLEEALIVLSVSTMTNPAAKLALEKLKDLRDCEVHMTHIPTPGDEAGLRRIGVNLTSDPSFATRNLFVA; encoded by the coding sequence ATGAACCTCAAACAGGGCTTTGACAACGATAAATACCTTCAGGAACAGACGCGGGAGATCCTTGAACGGGTCAAGAGATTTCACGACAAGTTGTATCTTGAATTCGGAGGAAAGCTTCTTTTTGATCATCATGCCGCAAGGGTCCTGCCGGGCTACGATCCCAACGTCAAGATGCGCCTCCTGACACAGCTTAAAGACAAGGCTGACCTCCTTCTGTGCATATATGCCGGCGACATCGAACGCAAGAAGATACGGGCGGATTTCGGCATCACCTACGATGCCGATGCCTTGAAGCTTATCGACGAGCTGCGCGGTTGGGAAATAAGTGTCCTCGGGGTCATAATAACCCGCTTCGATAATCAGCCGGCGGCTGTTCATTTCAAGAACAAGCTGGAGCGCCGGGGCATCAAGGTTTACACCCATCGGTTTACGAGAGGCTACCCCACCGATGTGGATACCATAGTCAGCGACGAAGGTTACGGCGCCAATGAGTACGTGGAATCCGACAAACCTCTCGTCATAGTCACCGGACCGGGGCCGGGAAGCGGCAAACTCGCAACGTGTCTCTCTCAGCTCTACCATGATTATAAACGGGGCATTCGATCGGGGTACGCCAAGTTCGAGACCTTCCCCGTCTGGAACCTGCCTCTGAAGCATCCCGTCAACGTCGCCTATGAAGCGGCCACCGCGGACATCAAGGACTTCAACCTCATCGATCCCTTTCACATGGAGGCCTACGGCAAAACATCTATCAATTACAACCGCGATGTCGAGGTTTTTCCCGTTCTCTACAGGATCATGGAGAAGATAACGGGGGGTGAATCCTTCTACAAGTCACCCACCGACATGGGCGTGAACCGCGTCGGCTTCGCTATCGTCGATGACGACGTGGTCAAGGAGGCATCGAAGCAGGAGATCATCCGCAGGTTCTTTCGTTATCGCTGCGAGTACGCCATGGGTTTCGCCGAGAAGGAGACCGTCCAGAAGGCGGAATTGTTCATGAAGGAATTCAAGCTCGATCAGGAAGACCGCGAGGTTGTCGCACCGGCGCGCCAGGCCGCTTTGGCTGCACAGACAGCGAACAAGGGAAACGAGGGCATATTCTGCGGGGCTTCCATCGAACTGAAGGACGGTACCATCATAACGGGAAACAACTCTCCCCTGATGCATGCTGCGACCAGTCTCATCATTCACGCGATCAAGCACCTGGCGGGTATCCCCGAGCAGCTGACATTGCTGCCCGAATACGTCACCGAATCGGTGCGCAACCTGAAGACACGCATACTCAACGAACGTTCCGTGAGTCTCGACCTGGAGGAGGCACTCATAGTCCTTTCCGTAAGCACCATGACCAACCCGGCAGCGAAGCTTGCCCTGGAAAAGCTCAAGGACCTCCGCGATTGCGAAGTGCACATGACGCACATACCGACCCCCGGGGACGAGGCCGGTCTTCGCCGCATCGGAGTAAACCTGACCAGCGATCCCAGCTTCGCCACCAGGAACCTTTTTGTCGCATGA
- a CDS encoding ribonuclease Z, with amino-acid sequence MKLVILGTGTAIPRVERGSSAYFVTTRGANVLVDVGPAVVRRLLERGYEVDDVDIIALTHFHVDHTADLSTFFFACNYGRVSRTKPLTIIGGKGLARFYRGLCAVYPWVAPKSYDLTIKRLVNGSLQVSGLTITTAPVNHNPESIAVRLDEKRSITFSGDTDVSRNLVRLARRTDTLVAECAFPERKVKGHLNLAALDGIVQRTQPKCVILTHLYPDWDDWPGVLHAPYLLGEDGMEMEV; translated from the coding sequence ATGAAGCTTGTTATTCTTGGGACCGGAACGGCTATTCCTCGTGTTGAGAGGGGGTCTTCGGCGTATTTCGTGACCACCCGCGGTGCGAACGTCCTTGTCGACGTGGGGCCGGCGGTTGTGAGACGGCTGCTGGAAAGGGGTTATGAGGTGGATGACGTGGACATCATAGCCCTTACACATTTTCATGTGGACCATACCGCAGACCTTTCCACCTTTTTCTTTGCCTGCAACTACGGGAGGGTCTCCCGCACGAAGCCGCTGACGATCATAGGCGGGAAGGGCCTTGCGCGGTTTTACCGGGGGCTTTGCGCAGTCTATCCATGGGTCGCACCGAAATCCTATGATCTGACGATAAAGAGACTGGTCAACGGCTCTCTCCAGGTTTCGGGGCTCACGATCACGACAGCCCCGGTGAACCACAACCCGGAAAGCATCGCCGTCAGGCTCGACGAAAAGAGATCCATCACTTTTTCCGGCGACACCGATGTTTCCCGCAACCTTGTCCGACTAGCCCGCAGGACCGACACCCTTGTCGCCGAATGTGCCTTTCCCGAACGCAAGGTGAAGGGACACCTCAACCTTGCCGCTCTCGATGGGATCGTTCAGAGGACACAGCCAAAGTGTGTCATCCTCACCCACCTCTATCCCGATTGGGACGATTGGCCCGGCGTTCTCCACGCTCCATACCTCCTCGGGGAGGACGGTATGGAGATGGAGGTATAA
- a CDS encoding glutamine--tRNA ligase/YqeY domain fusion protein → MTEQDVSPQSDFIREIIDNDVRAGKHAGVATRFPPEPNGYLHIGHAKSVCLNFGIASQYKGTCNLRMDDTDPAGESLEFVESIQNDIRWLGFDWQDRLFFASDYFEKLYQFALTLIRRGKAYVCGLSADEIRAYRGTLTEPGKNSPYRDRSVEENLDLFSRMRAGDFEDGSHVLRAKIDMASPNITMRDPVIYRIKRSGHYRIGDGWVIYPMYDFAHCLSDSIEKITHSICTLEFENNRPLYDWFVGELIEDPRPRQIEFARLNLTYTVLSKRRLIELVEGHLVSGWDDPRMPTVAGMRRRGYTPEAIREFCSRIGVAKNDNLVDIALLEHCVREDLNERAPRTMAVLRPLKLIIDNYPEGQVEEMECANHPKQPEMGTRKVPFSRVLYIESDDFMENPPRKYKRLGPGREVRLRNSYVIRFVSTVKDPATGEVSELHCTYDPETKNAAPSDGRKVEGVIHWVSAAHAIPATVRLYDRLFRVPDPAGTEGEFSDLLNPGSLEVATAYVEPGLASAAAESKYQFERIGYFCVDMKDSLPERPVFNRIVSLRDSWAKIAAEPAKK, encoded by the coding sequence ATGACAGAACAAGACGTTTCCCCACAAAGCGATTTTATCAGAGAGATCATCGACAATGACGTCAGGGCAGGCAAACATGCTGGGGTGGCGACCCGTTTTCCGCCGGAGCCGAACGGGTATCTTCATATAGGACACGCCAAGTCCGTCTGCCTCAATTTCGGGATCGCCTCCCAGTACAAAGGGACGTGCAATCTGCGCATGGATGACACCGATCCCGCAGGTGAATCGCTGGAATTCGTCGAATCCATTCAGAATGATATCCGGTGGCTCGGCTTCGACTGGCAGGACCGGCTCTTCTTCGCATCCGATTATTTCGAAAAGCTCTACCAGTTCGCCCTGACCCTCATTCGAAGGGGAAAAGCCTACGTCTGTGGCCTCAGCGCCGATGAGATACGGGCATACCGGGGCACACTTACGGAGCCGGGAAAGAACAGTCCCTATCGCGACAGATCCGTCGAGGAGAACCTTGACCTCTTTTCCAGGATGAGGGCGGGCGATTTCGAGGACGGCAGCCACGTCCTGCGGGCAAAGATCGACATGGCATCACCCAACATCACCATGCGCGACCCCGTGATCTACAGGATCAAGCGGTCAGGCCACTACCGCATCGGCGATGGCTGGGTCATTTACCCCATGTACGATTTTGCCCATTGCCTTTCGGATTCCATCGAGAAGATCACCCATTCCATATGCACCCTGGAGTTCGAGAACAACCGGCCCCTTTACGACTGGTTCGTGGGTGAACTCATAGAGGACCCAAGACCGCGGCAGATAGAGTTCGCGCGCCTCAACCTCACTTACACGGTGCTGAGCAAGCGCAGGCTCATCGAACTCGTGGAAGGTCATTTGGTGAGCGGCTGGGACGATCCCCGCATGCCCACCGTCGCCGGAATGCGGCGCCGCGGCTATACCCCGGAGGCGATCAGGGAATTCTGCTCGAGGATCGGCGTTGCAAAGAACGACAACCTCGTCGATATCGCCCTGCTGGAACACTGCGTCCGCGAAGACCTCAATGAGCGGGCACCGCGCACCATGGCCGTTTTGCGGCCCCTCAAGCTGATCATCGACAACTATCCCGAGGGGCAGGTCGAGGAGATGGAATGTGCCAATCACCCTAAACAACCTGAAATGGGGACGAGAAAGGTACCCTTTTCGCGGGTTCTCTACATAGAGAGTGACGATTTTATGGAGAACCCTCCGAGGAAGTATAAACGCCTCGGCCCCGGACGGGAAGTGCGCCTGAGAAACTCCTACGTCATCAGGTTCGTCTCCACGGTCAAGGACCCGGCGACGGGAGAGGTCAGCGAACTTCACTGCACCTATGACCCCGAGACGAAGAACGCGGCGCCGTCCGACGGCCGCAAGGTTGAGGGCGTCATCCACTGGGTTTCAGCCGCGCACGCCATACCGGCGACGGTCCGTCTTTACGACAGGCTTTTCAGGGTCCCTGACCCGGCCGGTACCGAGGGCGAGTTCTCGGACCTTCTCAACCCGGGGTCTCTCGAAGTAGCCACCGCGTACGTCGAGCCGGGCCTGGCCTCGGCGGCGGCAGAGAGCAAGTATCAATTCGAGCGGATCGGTTATTTTTGTGTCGACATGAAGGATTCGCTCCCGGAAAGACCAGTCTTTAACCGAATCGTCTCCCTGCGCGACTCATGGGCGAAGATCGCCGCGGAGCCTGCAAAAAAATAG
- a CDS encoding lipopolysaccharide kinase InaA family protein produces MAKFNREQSGRYVFVYRGEPVDTGELVAGIRKPARRFPGGRGAPGIFELGGRMVVCRQYLHGGWLRGITGEMFLSQGRALRELEVTAYLEEKGFPVVSPVGYVVERQASSRKLYFLSLLLPDARDLMTYFASAGRKERLRMSKRLAADLFEMGRLGVYHPDLHLRNVLVAPMGELFFLDFDKAYHKEVGSNDYERMFWRLDRFVRKYAPLFGRAIDDSERLIFLRTYERLSGDRIMNRMAQKRHKMEQTSKLGWTIDRFLYGRKKT; encoded by the coding sequence ATGGCAAAATTCAACAGGGAGCAAAGCGGGAGATATGTCTTTGTCTACCGGGGGGAGCCGGTTGATACAGGGGAGCTTGTCGCCGGCATCCGTAAGCCCGCCAGGAGGTTCCCGGGGGGCCGCGGAGCACCAGGTATCTTCGAGCTCGGGGGCAGGATGGTCGTTTGCAGGCAATACCTTCACGGCGGCTGGCTTCGGGGGATAACAGGCGAGATGTTCCTCAGCCAGGGCAGGGCGCTCCGTGAGCTTGAGGTAACAGCGTATCTGGAAGAGAAGGGGTTTCCCGTGGTCAGTCCTGTCGGCTACGTGGTGGAGAGGCAGGCATCCTCCCGAAAACTCTACTTCCTGTCCCTTCTCCTGCCGGACGCCCGGGACCTCATGACATACTTCGCATCTGCGGGAAGGAAGGAACGCCTGCGAATGTCGAAAAGGCTCGCCGCCGACCTTTTCGAGATGGGTCGGCTGGGAGTCTATCACCCCGACCTGCACCTCAGGAACGTGCTGGTTGCCCCCATGGGGGAGCTCTTCTTCCTCGACTTCGACAAAGCATACCACAAAGAGGTCGGATCGAACGATTACGAAAGAATGTTCTGGCGCCTCGACCGGTTCGTCAGAAAATATGCCCCCCTTTTTGGCCGCGCCATTGACGACAGCGAGCGGCTCATCTTTCTGAGGACATACGAGCGCCTCTCCGGCGATAGGATAATGAACAGAATGGCGCAGAAGCGCCACAAAATGGAGCAAACCTCAAAACTCGGCTGGACCATAGACCGTTTTCTCTATGGAAGAAAAAAGACCTGA